The Ananas comosus cultivar F153 linkage group 4, ASM154086v1, whole genome shotgun sequence region ATCTAACAATTTTCCATTGAAATATAACTAGGAACATCAAGCCAAGCATTGTTCACTCCAGGTATATAATGAGCACATTTTCTGAAAGAACCAATAGCTAAATGACagagaaaaaatttatataattgcaaaatataaagaattGTTTTGACTAGCCTTGGATCTCCTACAAACATGAGGGCAAACAGATACCAACATATCAAAGTGCAtcgacaagaaaaaaaaaaaaaagcaggcaAAGATACCTACAAGAAGGAACATTAATTGAAGCATATTCctacttacatatatatacagcAACAACATTTGAAAGAAGCAATGGCAACAGGAGAAGTAAAGCTTCTAGGAACATGGTCGAGCCCATTTGTTCTTCGGATCAAATGGGCACTGGGAATGAAAGGAGCTCAATATGAGTTCATAGAAGAAGATATTTCAAACAAGAGTCCTATGCTTTTACAATATAATCCAGTGTATAAAAAGGTCCCCGTTCTCGTCCATGATGGAAAACCAATTACAGAATCGCTAATCATACTTGAATACATCGATGAGATGTGGAAGGAGAACCCGATCTTGCTGAAAGATCCCTATGAAAAAGCCGTGGCCCGTTTCTTGTCTAATTTTGGAGATAGTAAGGTATGCATCACTGCTATTTACCTCTTGTTACATTGTTCCTTTCGCTGAATCTCTTAGTTGCagcaatttttatttcttattatgGGCATAAGAGTAAATGATTTCCTACTTGTATTTTTGGTACAGTTTTTCTAGTCAACCTAGGAGTGAAGGAAAAACTTTCAGATTAGACGCATATGAAACTGCTTAAAAAGTGGAAAATAGGATATGGCTATGTAGGCTTTTACTTAAACAAGGTTATTCTTGGATATTCCAGGCTCCTTATAATTAGTAAAGTTGGATCTTATCATTAACTTAGCCCTACTATCTTTCTCTGAATAATTTCCTTACTGTCATTACAATTGCTTAAAATCAAACACAAATAAAACCCCTCAGTTATTGTAGGTTAGCAGGATAATCTAGGGATAAAAATGTTTATTGTTCCCAAAATTCATGATGCATTATTTGACCCTAAGCAAACTAAATTCTATGTTCCAGTGTCTACCTTCAATTTGGCAAGTATGCATATCAACAGGAGAAAAGCAGCAGGAAGCAATTACCTCAGCAGCAGAGAACTTAAACATTTTAGAGGAAAAGCTAGAAGGGAAAAGGTTCTTCGGTGGAGAGACAATTGGTTATGCAGATATATCACTTGGTTGGATATCATACATGGTGAGTTTGTTGGATGATGTTACTAATGTAAAGCTGATCGATGAGGTGACGTACCCGTTGCTTTCGCAGTGGATAAGTAACTTCACAAGCTCTCCACTCATAAAAGACAGTTTACCTCCTCGAGATAGAATGGTCTCAAAATTCCGTATGCTTCGTGAAGCCTTCCTCGCATCAGCAGCCACGgcttgaaaccctagaatgttgATGTCGTAATAAATCAACTCACAGGAGAATAACAAAGATAGATTTACTTCTGTAAAGAGAAGTGAATGTTATCGTTGAAGTcatgcttcttttcttttgataagtcgTGTTGTTTGTGAAGTACCGTGATTACAATCATGTGAAGGGTGTTGAACTACTTCACTAGTTATTGATTGCAATCTCTATGTCAATTTGACGGTTTCATTCATAAATAAATCAATTGATGTATGATTCAGTAATAGCTAAACTAACCACTATTTGGTGAATTCCATGAAAAAGAATCTTCATGgcaaatttgattaaaaaatttatgcaaCTGCGTGTCACCATCGAATTTCCGCACTTGAGAGTACATACCTGCAAGAAGATTCAGTACTGTAAAACTTTCTATTTCTCGAAGCGTACTGACGAAAACTGAACTGtctaaacccaattctcaacaaGATCATATTTTGATGCCCTAACGATCTCCCGATACAACCGAAAAGCCACGTCTATCCCTACGACCAGATTAATTATTTTCTAGTTCATATATCATCTCATTAACTCCGATCTTATGCATAAGCCCATGAATCATTTTACCTGATTGAAAAGCACCCAAACCTCCATAAGTAGTAGAAAAGCTCTCCATTGTATTCCCCACTCCCCATTTTGCAGTCAATCAAACCTCCACGAACCAACATTTTTCACAGGCTTTTCATCGAACACCTGCTGAGCATGAATCAAGCGCTGAATGCTCGGTTCCAACACGGTGATGGATCGATCCTTCGACTGGAGATGATGATTTGTAGGGTGGATTCAATATAATTGGAGAGAAGTTCTCACGAAGGAGAGTGATTTGGAGTTAGGAGAGGTAGGAGGCAAGCTCAACTTTTCTATTTCATAATATGCAAACCTCAATAAATCACTACTACGGTGATTTGTTACCTGATGAAGGTGTTATGATGAGTTTTgcgaactccacttcaaccaCATCCCACaattaatttctatatatattattacgaGGGAGCGTTCGGATGATAGTGTCGAATTAAGCGCAGATATTTATCACTTTTTTGTAGTCACGAATACAATCATTAAAGATCCACACAAAATAAACTTGCCATGAAAAATGCTACATATAATAATAAGACAAATGAATTTAATCCAAGGATGATACAATCTCTTTagaatttttacttttaataaaagaattcaaaaatttaataagacCAATGAATTAATGTGGACCACAAGACGATCAGTGAATAGCATTGGCTTCAGCTCAGCAAACtttcaaaaccaaatttcaatattaaaaattttaatccatattattattttattatttttattattttattatttattaacagCGAATAACAATAGCTAAGAAgtttagatatattttattttactttccgtgttttttttttaaaaaaattaatttttaattttttttatgcaacaAATAATTTAGCCCGTTATATTAGGCCTTAACAAAAAGTGAAAAGGGACATTAATTTACACGCTATTTCGGCCTATTTAGTCCTTAGGCCTTGGGCCTTCGGCCTTGGGCCATCTCCTTCCACATGACCCGCTTTCTCGAACACGTTCATCATCGGAACCTTTACAGCTTCTCCCCTCTTCCCGCCTACGCTCTCCGTATAGCAAAAGCCACTTTCCACATTCCCTGCTACGCACAcaccctctccttctccctctccctcttgctcgctagggttaggatttttagggtttttagggctTCGGTGCTCCTCCGATGGCCCAAGAACCCGACGACCACCTCATCCGCCTCGACGAGGAGATCGAGGGCGACCGCGGCGCCTCCGCCGACTACGTCTTCCGCCGCATCGGCGAATCCGTCCCGCTTCTACCATCGGATTCCCGCTTCGACCTCCAAAACCCTCCTTCGCGGCCCCTCGCGGTCTCCGATCGCTTCGGCACGCTGTTTCTCGCACATTCCGAAGGTTTTGAGTCCTCGTcatctttctccttctttccagTTGTGCGGTTtcttagggtttaaggttttgGGGGGGCTTTAGGGTTTCTGGTTGCGAGGACGAGGGATGTTATTGAGAAGGCGAAGGCGATCAAGGAGAAGGGGAAGGGGCCCTGTGTTCAAGATTCGGCTGTCGTCGATGTGCGGATCGGTAGGGTTTCTATTCTGTCGCTGTCGAGTGATTCTTCGACTCTTGCAGCGACGATTGGTGGGGAAATTCACTTCTTTTCCGTTCCTTCACTCCTAAGTAAGGTAGTCTTTGTTTTCTGAGCTTTCTCTCTATAATTAGCTAATGATTGGAGGGGAAGGGGTCTTGTCTTCAAGATTTGGCTATCCTAATTTTCATTAGCTTTCTTTCATAAGTAGCTACTGAAGCATTTCTTGATAGCctaggtagaaaaaaaaaaggggaaaaaacaCCATGTAGTTGGAACTTAAAGCATTCTTGATCACGTCATAAAGTGACTTAAGAGTATTCTTGGATTCGTCACAAAGTGACTAGAGGCATCTATTCCTTTCGAGTGGACGTGCCAGTTTAAATTTGATTGGCAACTTCATACCAAACATCAGTTTTACTCTAGCTCTTGATGGTGgttttatgaaatattttttgacCAAGTTAAGGAATTTAATTTCCCTTTTTGCTCAAACtgttatataaagtttaaatgatCGTAAGCAAAGACATAgactatattttcttttccaactTATTTGGTTTTGTTGTTATGTTATCTTAGGCAATTCAATTTTGGGCGATTCAAGAAAACAGATCAGGAAAAGGGGGATCCTTTTTGACAATTATGTGAAATATTAACTCCAAAGATGTATTTTAGCCATTAATGGTgggaaatcaaaatattataatgttCTTTGACATGTTTCTTATTGATAATatcacctttttttctttttttcttttttctgttgtaCGCTGTGGTTGTTATTATTAGTATGATCCTGGACCTCtgcaaacatttttttttttgccattgaTCTGCATGGGCATAGATGCCATCATGCAAGTTGCTAGATGATGCTAAGTATAGGTTACTCTCATTGATTTGATAcagataatttataatatagatattaaaATGCTGTCAAAATGTTCGTCTCTTTGCCCTTGCATTATCTTTGTGCTACCTATaagtaggggtggcaattcaactcgctgttcgtgagccagctcgtgttcggctcgaaatgagctcaagatcgaatcgctcgtttagtaaacgagccgaacacgagctgaatttttcaactcgtttaataaacaagtcgaACGTGCGCTAGGGTCAGCttactcgtgttcggctcgataaatagctcgaatatatatattttatatttataatttatttaatttatttatatatatatatatatatattatttgatttttagcccaacctaaatataaagtcaaactcaattataaaataattcatttatatgtaaaatttcaatgtATAAtaggtaaaattttataaatttatttcctatataTAGATTAATTCTTTCTAATCCTTTTAAATTCTTATGTATAAGCcggctcgtattcggctcgtgttcggaACACAAGCCGAACTTTTTGGCTCAATACTTTAACGAgctagctcgtattcggctcgtttatgaaACGGGCTGAACACGAGCCAACCTCAGCTCgatcgtgttcggctcgttgacacccctaccCATAGGAGCTATGGCCTCCctcagattttgaaaatttacataTCAGTCCCTAATAAGAAATAATTAGATACAGTAAATATTAGAATATAATAAATTCTAGTCATTTGGGGACCAAAATGTTGCGGGCCTTCTATAAAATTATCGAAAAGTTGTAGGCTGAGAATTTCTCTATAATCAtacatattgaaaaaaaaaaaattaNgcatactatatatatatatatatatatatatatatatatatatatatatatgcttaatTTTGATTCTGAAGGCAGTCATAGTTGAAATAAATGATGTATAACTATCTTGTCCATCAATGGCTCAACTGATATCTCTTAAAAGAGAAGATGTATATTTTTTCCATGTATTAGCATACTGTGCTTCGTGATAGTTTGTGtgttttattgattttgaattgaaaaCTAATTGTTGGCCACTGATTAACAGTTCCTGTTGTCTTTCTACATGATGCAGGAGCAGGAGCCGTCCTTTTCATGTTCTCTTAATGGATCTGTCAAGGACTTGAAGTGGCAAAAAAATGCTGGGTTGTCTTATGCTTCTCTTTCAAGTGATGGCTCACTTTATCTTGGGCGTCAAAAGGAACAGCTGAGGAATGTAATGGAAAATGTTGCTGATGGTTTGTACATATACTTGTATATCATGAATAggtcatattttaattttattgaagtGCATAGGCTAGCTCCTTGAATGTTTCTCTGTTCTTGAGCACCACAATATGAAAAGTTTTGAGCACCACAATATGAATAGTTTTGTTTTTCTCACAATGATTGAAACTAGGTTTTGAGACCGTCTACTTTATAATATATCTTTAAGCTGTTAATGATCCTATATCTCTTTTTCATTTCTTCAATCTGAGATGTGTTTTCTTTGTGCTTTGACTTAAATGCTTTTCCAAGATATTTCATTATAAAGAACATGCGAATGATACATCTTTAACCTGCTGAAGCTGGTCTCTCTGAAGAGCTTGAGCCCGTTGTCACGGACTTAGCGTTTtcgttcgcaaagcccgtgcggcgcccacctttcctgctcgaagatggacaagcctttgtccctgttgctagcccagaccttcgcgtcctacgactaagtatgcaaagggaaatgacaaagagaaagaggcagaggttctctcaaaaaactaagtactacactacttagaaatgagaattacaacctacaaacagcatacaaacacactctctcttgtgtgtcatggccttagccaaccccactatttataggcctaaagGTGCCTTTTCAACTCACCCACACACATAACTCACCCATTATCACATACATAATGAACCCACATTATGAGCCCTCATAAATGCCAAAATCTCAAGAGTCACccataactcccatgagtttcatggctcttgagtttcccacagcgggttgggtttgggccTCTTTGACAACCCGATTCGACCCGTCTTCAACCCGAACTCgctaagcagatttgggccagggaccgggctgcatagaaatttttctaagtccctaACACCGTGCTCCTCTTTCAATAATGATTGTCCTAAATAATTTTGACTATTATCCCAAATGATGCttcaattaattattatgtttattttattttttgttgtctCAATCTAATTTATTTGCTGCTATGCTCACAGTTGATTGGAGTCCGCAGAGTGATTTTATTGCggtttcaaaaaataattctcTAAGCATTGTATCGTCCAACTTCAAGGAACAACTCTGCATGTCACTCTTGTTTCAATCATGGTCTAGTGGCAGTGATTCAGAATGCACTATTAAAGGTAAACATTTTTAGCATTTTATTCCTTATATCTGCAAAATTTGTCCCAGCAAGATTTGTCCATGAGCACTTGCTGGCTTCCGAAAGATGTTTATCAGTTATCAGATTTGTTAGATATTCTATTATTGTATATTAAAATCTTATTAGTACCAGTTAGAGGATTATTCcttatatattataatcaagTCATTGTTTTTCATGTTTTATCAGTGGATTCCATCGCATGGGTGCGTGATGATAGTATTATTGTGGGTTGTGTTCGATTAACTGAAGATGGAGATGAGTATGGTTATCTAATTCAGGTTATAACTGACAGAGTGGGCAAATTCTCTGAGGTTAGTGTACTACATGCTTGTGTCTTTTACGACTGTTTTGCTAAAGCAGATAGTGAGTCcttgtatatcatgtttaatattcattttacttaatttcTTTCTTGGTGCCTTTTACATATAGTTATTGAATAAAACGTGaagtcatttatttaatttcctgTGTTATTGGGTGATCTCTTGTAACACAGAAAAGTGCAAGTGTTTTTTTTCTCATCATGTCATGTTAGAAAATATTTGTGGTTGTGTTGTTCCTGTCAATGGAGGTCTTAACCTTGGTGGCTTTTGAACCGACTCAATTTCAGTTGGGAGACGAAAAATATCTCTTCGTTTTAGTGTATTATTGAATGTTAAATGAAGTTGCTAAGTCATAGTAGCTCTATAATGTGTTCTTGAAGTTTTGCTCGGATATTCCATGTTGTCAGGGTTTATAGTAACTGTAAGTTTACCTTTTCAACTTTTGAGCTATAGAAGATGATCTTTAAGTAGGAAATTGGCAATTCTTTTGCTCCTTGAAAGGGAGAAGAGAAAGGAGGATGAAGGGGGAGGAGAGAAGAGANGTGGGGTATCGGGGAGGTATGGAGTTTACAACATGTTCTCTTACTTTCACTGTTTTTAGTTCCTTCCTTTTTTATGTGACAAGTATAATCTGCTGGGCTGGAGTTCCATTCAACCTCTTTTTCTGGGCTCGAGATAAATACCCTTCACAGAAACTGAGTTCATGTTGTTGTCCTTTTCGCGAACTTCATTTCATGTTTTTATGGAAGAACTGATTTGCAGTTCCTTCTCTTAACTTGTTCGATATCCTTTGTATATCTGTAATTGCTGTACAGTTGATATTgaattatttgtatatttggtAGGGGTCATCCAAGCCAGTTGTCTTTTCCTTTCCTGATATATTTGAAGGTATTTTGGATGATATTTTGCCTGCTGGGTTTGGTCCCTATTTGCTATTGAGCTATCTGGATCGCTGGTATGCAGAAACTTGTAACTTACAATTTTGCCGCTTTACTTTCGAAgtgtttccttttgtttttgctATTTTGTGCTATAATTCTTGTTCATTACAACTAATCATGCAATTCTTTTTTCTGGTTCAAAACATTGCCTTTATGATACTGGATGAGAGTTATTGGAAAGGGgtgatcaaaattaaatatcgTACTAGCATATTTTTATGCTTTAGCAATCTGGTTGTGAACAGCGCACTTCAGCCCATTTTCTAGTAAAGACATACTTGTATCTTTTTGAAGATTTCTCTAATGTTCTATTCTCATGTGTATTGTAAGATATTGTATGATTTCTTATGAATcaacaatgttttttttttttgggggttcTTGTAGGGAGCTTGTGCTGGCTTCTAATAAGAAGAATGTAGATGAACATGTTATATTGTTAAAGTGGTCACTTAAAGATGACAAGACGGAAGTGCTATCCCTTGAATTCCAAAGCGACAAAtatacccctaggattgaatTACAAGGTAAATAGCTTTTGCCGGTTCTTTTACGGTTTCTTCTGCCTCTTGTTTTGTTAAGCAAATTACAATATCTGCAATCAATCTTTGAAGCTTTTTCCATCTTACAGAAAGCTACTTGTAGGGAACAATTACCATCTTTGTTGGTAATGTTAGCACAAGCACCCtcgtttattttatagtttatgtGGTCATGATATTGATATGtaatttagttaatttgaaGTTAACTCGATTAATTTAGGGATTTCCTGTGATCGTTTTGGGTTAGTTCAATTAACATTAAACTATAGAATATGTTTAATTGATCAACATTTTCTGTACTGGTTTTAGTCAAATCAAATTGGCTCGGCTTGATTATGCAGCTTAACGTGTTGGGTTTGAAGTTCAGAAAAAGTAGAATTATTAAACATAGACAGCCACTGTCTGATTTCGTTGGATTCAATAGCCACTTGCTTCTGTCGTTTGGACTCTTTATCTATTAGCTTCCCATTGGTTTTTTACCTGGATAAATCTATGATGAGCCCTCATAACGGCTTACCATTTGGATGCTTGCTTGCTAGGCACATAACACTGTCAATGTGATGTCAGTAAGGTTCTTTATGTTTAAATTATCATCTAATTTAGTATGGACTATGAACTATATTTCAATGGATGATATGAATAGCTTAAAACTATTTATACATAGCAATGCTTCATTTGAAGTTACAAACGGAAGATCTACTAACTTGGTAAATTTTTAACTTTCCCACATTAAGCATGATtttagtgctttttttttttcttccagaAAATGGTGATGATAATGTGATACTGGGGTTTGGTGTTGACAAAGTTTCCTTATTTGAGAAAGTCACTGTACAAGTTGGTTCAGAATTTGTGGAACTGTCCCCACAATATATTCTTCTTTCTTTGACTGCTGAAGGAAAGCTAATTATGTACCATGTTGCAAGGTAGTATTATCGCTTTGATGCTTTCTCTTTGTTAATGGTTCTTGGCATATTTTTCTAGTCATTTTTTGGAGAACTTCAGCTGTTCCCTTTCACACTTATAATATTAGCCTGTTATTTAGGGTTTCTGATCCTTCAGATCTTCCTCAACCTACTCTACCTTTAAACAACTATGATGCTATGAAAGAGAAATCACTAGGAGATGAATTGCTTGGATCTGTTCCGAAACGACAAGGTGAAATTGATAGTTTTGTTACAAATAGTAGCCCGAAGGAAGCTAGTGAACCACTCACTCCACCATCAGGTAATAGCACCTTGCAGCTACTAATTATTGATTTTATGAAGTTTATTCTGTTTTCTTTTAGTTTCCAACTTTCCATATGATGATCATTTTGACAGAGGAGAAACTCTGGTACTCTGTCTGGACTTTACTTTGATAGATGGTTAACAGTGCAAGTAGATATTTGCAGGTAAGTTAGTGCAAAAGCCCCctgaaaagaaagaggaaaatgatGGTGGTTTGTTGTTCGGGTCAAGAAATAGTCAGCCTGCTAATTCTAGTCAAATTACCATGGAGTCACATCATATACATGAAGCTGGCTTGGCTGTAAGTAATAGCTTGAAACCTGGAAATCAATTAGTTGATTTATCTTCCACTGCAAAAAGTGCAAGTGCCAATCTTTTGGGAAGTAAGCCATCAAGTGAACCAGCTGCTGTGTTGCAACCAAGTACTTCGAAAAACTCAGTTGGTGATGAGTTAGGTAAAGGGCCTTTTGGTTCAACTGGAAGTGAGGGAAAACTCTTTGGTTCCGATGGTCTCACTTTAAAATCGTGGACATCTACTTCCGGAGGATCAGCCATGAGTAATATCACAGAAAATGCTGGTTTGGGTATGGGTAATAACTCATTGATTTTTCCACAGAGCACCCTCTCAAAAGATAGTAAGACTTTCAGTGCTTCAAAGGGCTTGAGTCGCGATTCATCACCTTTGACATCTTCCTGGCCTAGGACTGGGAATGCTGAAACTATTCCAGCGAGTCATGGTTCTGTTGTATCATCCCAGAGGGCAGGAAAATCACATCAATCAAGTGCTCATACTTTGCTTGACAATTCTAGAAATTCCAAGCCACCACATACTTTGCTTGACAATGCTAGCAATTCCAAGCCACCTCAGATGTTCTACTCTGAGAAGGATCTGGCAAAACAGTTTTATAATGTAAGATCGGTATAATTTATCGTGAATTTCAAAGTTCTTGCACAATTTGTTGATCGTGTCATGATCTCCTTATCTGTTTCATAAGCTTTGGTACCTTATGCTCTATCCTTATGCTGAACAACATTATTTGCAACTTTTCTAGTGCTTTATGAACAACT contains the following coding sequences:
- the LOC109709114 gene encoding glutathione transferase GST 23-like, which translates into the protein MATGEVKLLGTWSSPFVLRIKWALGMKGAQYEFIEEDISNKSPMLLQYNPVYKKVPVLVHDGKPITESLIILEYIDEMWKENPILLKDPYEKAVARFLSNFGDSKVCITAIYLLLHLCISTGEKQQEAITSAAENLNILEEKLEGKRFFGGETIGYADISLGWISYMVSLLDDVTNVKLIDEVTYPLLSQWISNFTSSPLIKDSLPPRDRMVSKFRMLREAFLASAATA